Proteins encoded in a region of the Coffea eugenioides isolate CCC68of chromosome 4, Ceug_1.0, whole genome shotgun sequence genome:
- the LOC113768330 gene encoding gibberellin-regulated protein 6 translates to MAKILCLVILAIMAISMVATTAMANAHIDRARYGEGSLKGYECGSQCKRRCQKTRPSLNQPCQLFCNKCCAKCLCVPPGYSGNKQVCACYNNWKTKRGGPKCP, encoded by the exons ATGGCTAAGATCCTCTGCCTTGTTATTTTGGCcatcatggccatctccatGGTTGCAACCACGGCTATGGCCAATGCCCACATTGATAGG GCACGATATGGTGAAGGGAGCCTAAAGGGTTACG AATGCGGCTCGCAATGCAAGAGGAGGTGTCAGAAGACACGGCCTTCTTTGAATCAGCCCTGTCAACTCTTCTGTAATAAATGCTGTGCAAAGTGCCTCTGCGTTCCTCCTGGATACTCTGGAAACAAGCAGGTTTGTGCTTGCTACAACAACTGGAAGACAAAGAGAGGAGGGCCAAAGTGCCCTTGA
- the LOC113769372 gene encoding mini zinc finger protein 2, with protein sequence MKKRQIVVRKEGSRRCSSGSAVRTVRYAECQKNHAASLGGYAVDGCREFMASGEEGTSGALTCAACGCHRNFHRKEVESSAAEAVSESSS encoded by the coding sequence ATGAAGAAGAGGCAAATAGTAGTGAGGAAAGAGGGATCTCGAAGATGCTCGAGTGGCTCAGCGGTGAGGACTGTGAGGTATGCAGAGTGCCAGAAGAACCATGCAGCAAGCTTGGGAGGATATGCTGTGGATGGATGCAGGGAGTTCATGGCAAGTGGTGAAGAGGGAACCAGTGGGGCGCTAACGTGTGCTGCTTGTGGCTGCCACAGGAACTTCCATAGGAAAGAAGTGGAAAGTAGTGCTGCTGAGGCTGTTTCTGAGTCTTCTTCGTGA